From a region of the Listeria monocytogenes ATCC 19117 genome:
- a CDS encoding PTS beta-glucoside transporter subunit IIBCA, translating to MNNSDLAKEVVKLVGGKENILSVIHCVTRLRFKLRDENLAETEKIKALKGVMTVVKSGGQYQVVIGDHVSYVYDEVIRVLGIKPDDAPQDNPEQEHKSIFNKFVELISGIFMPVLGLLAASGILKGFLTAAVTMGLINTSAGVYEVLYAASDALFYFMPIILGFSAGKVFKTNQYLSAAVGAALVYPTLVDMYSSGAHLTFLHIPVILMNYTMSVIPVILAIYFMSKLEKVLVKFIPKSLQLIFVPLLLLLIVVPVSLIIIGPVSTYASQLLAKGALGLYSLSPMIAGFFLAGIWQVAVMFGLHWAFIPIFINNISVLGYDPINAMLYCTVFAQTGAVLAVMLKTRNQELRSLSITATISGFLGITEPAIYGVNLPYKKPFIMACVGSAFGGAIAGMSAAKMFGGFASGGIFGIPMFINPDGIGWDFWGFLISLVVAFSVALILTYFFGFKDKVEEVVIQTGEKATLDETIYSPLQGEIIALNDVKDEVFSAGIMGAGVAILPASGEIRAPFDGTVLSVFQTKHAIGLISKQGVELLIHVGLDTVNLNGQFFDIEVSESEEIKKGDLLGRFELDAIKKAGYDITTPIIVTNSATLADVITVNLGKSVDNNQKILEAKA from the coding sequence ATGAATAATTCGGATCTTGCAAAAGAGGTTGTAAAGCTTGTTGGTGGAAAAGAAAACATTTTAAGTGTGATTCACTGTGTGACACGACTACGGTTTAAGTTACGTGATGAAAATCTAGCAGAAACAGAAAAAATCAAAGCATTAAAAGGTGTTATGACGGTTGTGAAAAGTGGTGGACAATACCAAGTGGTTATCGGTGATCATGTGAGTTATGTTTATGATGAGGTCATTCGAGTATTAGGGATTAAACCAGATGATGCGCCGCAAGATAACCCTGAACAAGAACACAAAAGTATTTTTAATAAGTTTGTTGAATTAATTTCTGGAATATTTATGCCAGTACTGGGTCTATTGGCAGCTTCAGGTATTTTGAAAGGATTCCTGACAGCGGCAGTTACAATGGGACTAATTAATACCTCAGCTGGTGTTTACGAAGTTCTTTACGCAGCAAGTGATGCCCTCTTTTACTTTATGCCAATTATACTTGGGTTTTCAGCAGGGAAAGTATTTAAAACGAATCAATATCTTTCTGCTGCGGTTGGTGCAGCACTTGTTTACCCGACGCTTGTTGATATGTATAGCAGCGGAGCTCATTTAACATTTCTACATATCCCTGTAATTTTAATGAATTATACAATGTCTGTTATTCCTGTTATTTTAGCTATTTACTTTATGAGCAAACTGGAAAAAGTATTAGTGAAATTTATTCCGAAAAGTTTACAATTGATTTTTGTTCCTCTCTTATTACTTTTAATTGTGGTGCCTGTATCTCTAATTATTATCGGACCTGTTTCAACATATGCTAGCCAACTACTTGCAAAAGGAGCATTGGGACTTTATTCGCTTAGTCCAATGATTGCAGGATTCTTCCTGGCTGGTATTTGGCAAGTGGCTGTCATGTTCGGATTACACTGGGCATTTATCCCGATTTTCATTAATAATATTTCTGTTTTAGGGTACGATCCAATTAATGCTATGCTTTATTGTACTGTATTCGCGCAAACTGGTGCGGTTCTGGCAGTAATGCTTAAAACCCGAAACCAAGAATTACGTTCCCTTTCTATAACAGCAACTATTTCAGGATTTTTAGGAATCACGGAACCAGCGATTTATGGAGTAAACTTGCCATATAAAAAACCATTTATTATGGCTTGCGTAGGATCAGCATTTGGTGGGGCAATTGCAGGGATGAGTGCTGCGAAAATGTTTGGAGGCTTCGCGTCTGGTGGGATTTTCGGTATTCCGATGTTCATTAATCCAGATGGAATAGGATGGGATTTTTGGGGATTCTTAATTTCTTTAGTAGTGGCATTCAGTGTAGCGTTGATTTTAACTTATTTCTTTGGATTTAAAGATAAAGTTGAGGAAGTTGTGATTCAAACAGGAGAAAAAGCTACATTAGACGAAACTATTTATAGCCCACTTCAAGGGGAAATAATTGCATTAAATGATGTGAAAGATGAAGTTTTCTCTGCTGGTATAATGGGAGCAGGAGTAGCGATTCTTCCAGCGAGTGGCGAAATTCGTGCTCCATTTGATGGAACAGTACTTAGTGTTTTTCAAACCAAGCATGCGATAGGGTTGATTTCCAAACAAGGAGTCGAGTTGTTAATTCATGTTGGACTTGATACAGTTAATCTAAATGGTCAATTTTTTGACATTGAAGTGAGCGAATCAGAAGAAATAAAAAAGGGCGATTTATTAGGAAGATTTGAATTAGATGCAATTAAAAAAGCTGGCTATGATATTACAACGCCTATTATTGTAACTAATAGTGCCACACTCGCCGATGTTATTACAGTGAACCTTGGAAAAAGCGTAGATAATAACCAAAAGATTTTAGAAGCAAAGGCTTAA
- a CDS encoding DUF4038 domain-containing protein — MLKQSADKRRIEKNDKPFFYLADTVWSAFTNIDLTDWAYYLKVRKEQGFNVLQINILPQWDRSILKKMQEPFGISEGFFDLKAKNEAYFKHAEKMLEMAVNQGFTPALVLLWCNYIPETWGAKFGTSPLFRKEDIKPYTEMMLEHFEQFEPIYIISGDTDFPTETVTAYYLEALETVSKKAPHALKVLHICGRLKDIPENLQTHPALDLYFYQSGHNSEHQSMAYTLAEHFSQLEPIKPVINSEPCYELMGYSRQKYGRFSREDVRKAAWQSVLSGAIAGISYGAHGIWSWHEEGSTFGSALGEGFVSPFNWRQALHFEGATDYAFLKSFILANDLTTLAPINLVLNQTPEIRAAETEKVVIIYVPSNVPIYLKGQFASLDDYAIDLEQGKKVSLTKILHEEKTEIQMTPFLKDSLYVIHK; from the coding sequence ATGTTAAAACAAAGTGCAGATAAGCGCCGGATAGAGAAAAATGACAAACCTTTTTTCTACCTTGCAGATACTGTTTGGAGTGCGTTTACAAATATTGATTTAACAGATTGGGCCTACTATTTAAAAGTCCGAAAAGAGCAGGGATTTAATGTACTGCAAATCAATATTTTGCCACAATGGGATCGAAGTATACTAAAAAAAATGCAAGAGCCGTTTGGTATAAGTGAAGGTTTTTTCGATTTAAAAGCTAAAAATGAAGCTTACTTTAAACATGCAGAAAAGATGTTAGAAATGGCAGTGAATCAAGGTTTTACTCCAGCGCTTGTGTTATTGTGGTGTAATTATATTCCAGAGACGTGGGGGGCAAAATTTGGTACTTCACCACTGTTTCGAAAAGAAGACATTAAACCCTATACAGAAATGATGTTGGAACATTTCGAGCAATTCGAACCAATTTATATCATTAGTGGGGACACGGATTTTCCAACGGAAACTGTAACAGCTTATTATTTGGAAGCTTTAGAAACCGTTTCTAAAAAAGCGCCACACGCACTTAAAGTTTTGCATATTTGCGGTCGTTTAAAAGATATTCCGGAAAATCTGCAAACACATCCAGCACTTGATTTGTATTTTTATCAATCTGGACATAATTCGGAGCACCAATCAATGGCGTATACGTTGGCAGAACACTTTAGTCAGTTAGAGCCAATCAAGCCAGTTATTAATTCAGAACCGTGTTACGAATTAATGGGATATAGTCGACAAAAATATGGTCGTTTTAGCCGAGAAGATGTACGAAAAGCAGCTTGGCAAAGTGTCTTATCTGGTGCTATAGCTGGTATTTCTTATGGGGCACATGGTATTTGGAGTTGGCATGAAGAAGGAAGTACATTTGGATCAGCTCTAGGCGAAGGTTTTGTTTCTCCATTTAATTGGCGACAAGCACTTCATTTTGAAGGAGCTACAGATTATGCATTTCTAAAATCCTTTATTTTGGCAAATGACTTAACAACACTGGCACCAATAAATTTAGTTTTAAATCAAACTCCAGAAATTCGAGCAGCGGAGACCGAAAAAGTAGTTATCATTTATGTGCCATCAAATGTCCCGATTTATTTGAAAGGGCAATTTGCTTCTTTGGATGACTACGCGATTGATTTGGAGCAAGGTAAAAAGGTCAGCCTTACAAAAATACTTCATGAAGAAAAAACAGAAATTCAGATGACTCCTTTTTTAAAAGATAGTTTATATGTAATTCACAAATAA
- a CDS encoding DUF817 domain-containing protein gives MRFFRLLWVFTWKQALCCIFPGIIFISLALTKLIDIPFIARYDLLLIICLGTQVLLIKFSLETWDELKVIMVFHLIGLGLEIYKVHMGSWSYPEPGLMKLFGVPLYSGFMYSSVASYICQAWKRFDLKMTNWPNIWLVSSLCITIYANFFTHHFIMDFRWILIVLVLVLFRKTYVYFKVSSTQLKMPLSFSFLCIAFFIYLAENIASFYGAWSYPDQLIAWRPVHVSKITSWYLLVIISIIIVAQLKFVKQKLEQTSVKAKSEATLK, from the coding sequence ATGCGATTTTTCCGCTTACTTTGGGTGTTTACTTGGAAGCAAGCACTTTGTTGTATTTTTCCAGGCATTATCTTTATTTCGCTTGCACTTACAAAATTGATTGATATTCCTTTTATTGCGCGCTACGACTTACTTTTGATTATTTGTCTTGGAACGCAAGTGCTACTTATAAAATTCAGTTTAGAAACATGGGATGAACTTAAGGTAATTATGGTTTTTCATCTTATTGGACTTGGACTTGAAATCTATAAAGTACATATGGGGTCATGGAGTTATCCAGAGCCTGGTTTAATGAAACTTTTCGGTGTGCCGCTTTATAGCGGTTTTATGTATTCAAGTGTGGCGAGTTATATTTGTCAGGCTTGGAAAAGATTTGATCTTAAAATGACAAATTGGCCAAATATCTGGTTAGTAAGTAGCCTTTGCATAACAATTTACGCTAATTTTTTCACGCATCATTTTATAATGGATTTTCGGTGGATTTTGATTGTTTTAGTTCTCGTTTTATTCCGAAAAACATATGTTTATTTCAAAGTTAGTTCGACTCAACTCAAAATGCCTTTATCTTTTTCCTTTTTATGCATCGCCTTTTTCATTTATCTTGCGGAGAACATTGCTAGTTTTTACGGAGCTTGGTCTTATCCAGACCAGCTGATTGCATGGCGTCCGGTGCACGTTTCAAAAATTACGAGTTGGTATTTACTTGTTATTATTAGTATTATAATCGTCGCACAACTTAAATTCGTTAAGCAAAAATTAGAACAAACTTCTGTAAAAGCCAAAAGCGAGGCCACGCTGAAATAG
- a CDS encoding L-fucose/L-arabinose isomerase family protein, whose protein sequence is MEAVKIGFAPTRRSIFSAPDAVKYANLTRDKLNELNIEFVDIAEFNEDGLLYDDADVMKIAAKFKKAGIQGLFLPHTNFGTEYVCARLAKELDVPVLLWGPRDERPDENGVRLRDTQCGLFATGKILRRFQVPFTYMTNCRLSDPEFERGIRDFIAVCNTVKTFQNMRILQIGPRPFDFWTTMCNEGELLEKFNIQLAPIPLPELIKEIRSVSSEQIEEVDGTVEYCHGCAIVKIKEVDLRMVAALKVAMKNLATKYGCSAIAIQCWTALQDEIGIMPCAANAMLIDEGIPVVCETDIHGAISCLLIEAANLGRNKSFFADWTVRHPDNENGELLQHCGLFPFSVAKDKPAIGYPLAFDSPGAVEAEAKGGELTLCRFDGDNGEYSLLLGKARGIEGPYTKGTYLWIEVDNLKRLEEKIVSGPYIHHVSGIHADVVPILYEACKYIGIKPDLYDPIEEDIKAYLRGE, encoded by the coding sequence GTGGAGGCGGTTAAAATTGGGTTTGCGCCGACAAGGCGAAGTATATTTAGTGCACCAGATGCAGTCAAATATGCGAATCTCACACGAGATAAACTAAACGAACTAAATATTGAATTTGTGGACATTGCAGAATTTAATGAAGATGGATTGCTTTATGATGATGCAGATGTGATGAAAATTGCAGCAAAATTTAAAAAGGCTGGAATCCAAGGTTTGTTTTTACCACATACTAATTTTGGAACGGAATATGTTTGTGCGAGACTTGCTAAAGAGTTAGATGTACCAGTATTGCTTTGGGGTCCGCGTGACGAACGACCTGATGAAAATGGTGTGAGACTTCGAGATACGCAGTGCGGTTTGTTTGCAACTGGAAAAATCTTACGTCGGTTTCAAGTACCATTTACTTATATGACAAATTGCCGTCTATCTGATCCAGAGTTTGAACGAGGAATTCGAGATTTCATTGCAGTTTGTAATACGGTAAAAACATTTCAAAACATGCGGATTTTACAAATTGGACCACGGCCATTTGATTTTTGGACAACGATGTGTAATGAAGGAGAGTTGCTAGAAAAATTCAATATTCAATTAGCTCCAATTCCGCTTCCAGAATTAATAAAAGAAATTCGTAGCGTATCTAGCGAACAAATAGAGGAAGTGGATGGAACCGTCGAATATTGTCACGGTTGTGCAATCGTTAAAATTAAAGAAGTTGACTTACGAATGGTTGCTGCTCTTAAAGTTGCGATGAAAAATTTAGCAACAAAATATGGTTGTAGTGCGATTGCCATCCAATGTTGGACTGCACTTCAAGATGAAATTGGTATTATGCCTTGCGCTGCAAACGCGATGCTCATAGATGAAGGAATTCCAGTTGTTTGTGAAACAGATATTCATGGAGCAATTTCTTGTTTATTAATCGAAGCGGCAAATTTGGGCAGAAATAAAAGTTTTTTTGCAGATTGGACTGTTAGACATCCAGATAATGAGAATGGTGAATTGCTACAACATTGTGGACTGTTTCCGTTTTCTGTTGCAAAAGATAAACCGGCAATTGGCTATCCGTTAGCATTTGATTCACCTGGTGCAGTCGAAGCGGAAGCGAAAGGTGGCGAATTAACCTTATGTCGTTTTGATGGTGATAATGGCGAATATTCCTTGTTACTGGGTAAAGCGAGAGGTATTGAAGGTCCGTATACAAAAGGAACATATCTTTGGATTGAGGTAGATAATTTGAAACGATTAGAGGAAAAAATCGTTTCAGGACCATATATTCATCATGTTAGTGGTATCCATGCAGATGTGGTCCCTATTCTTTATGAAGCATGCAAATACATTGGCATAAAGCCAGACCTCTATGATCCAATTGAAGAAGATATAAAAGCTTATTTACGCGGTGAATAG
- a CDS encoding transketolase has protein sequence MSELKLKSFEIRKDVLKMIYDAKTGHTGSDLSCADILVALYYGVLNVNPENPEALDRDRYVQSKGHAVEVLWAVLADKGFFAKEELADFSAFGSRLIGHPNNKVAGIEMNTGSLGHGLSVSVGMALAAKMDGKSYHTYTLMGDGELAEGSVWEGAMAAANYKLDNLTAIIDRNSLQISGRTEDVMSVEPLADKWRAFGWDVIEVDGNDPDKLQAIFKTVNVTGKPRLIIAKTIKGYGVKMAENAAKWHHYVPSSEEYEIAMKDLEERMEACRHE, from the coding sequence ATGAGTGAATTAAAGTTAAAATCGTTTGAAATTAGAAAAGATGTTCTAAAAATGATATATGATGCAAAAACGGGACATACTGGTTCAGATTTATCATGTGCGGATATTCTTGTGGCGCTTTACTATGGTGTGCTGAATGTTAATCCGGAAAATCCAGAAGCTTTAGATCGTGATCGTTACGTTCAAAGTAAAGGACATGCTGTCGAAGTTCTTTGGGCAGTTTTAGCAGATAAAGGGTTTTTTGCAAAAGAAGAATTGGCTGATTTCTCCGCATTTGGCTCGCGTTTAATCGGGCATCCAAATAATAAAGTAGCTGGAATTGAAATGAACACAGGTTCGCTCGGCCATGGTTTATCTGTTTCGGTGGGTATGGCATTAGCTGCTAAAATGGATGGGAAAAGTTATCACACCTATACACTCATGGGGGACGGGGAACTTGCAGAGGGGTCTGTCTGGGAAGGCGCAATGGCTGCAGCAAATTATAAATTAGATAATTTGACTGCGATTATTGATCGGAATTCCTTACAAATCTCCGGTCGAACAGAAGATGTAATGAGTGTAGAACCTTTGGCAGATAAGTGGCGCGCATTTGGTTGGGATGTTATCGAAGTGGATGGAAATGATCCGGATAAGCTACAAGCGATTTTTAAAACAGTTAATGTGACTGGAAAACCTCGTCTAATTATTGCAAAAACGATAAAAGGTTATGGGGTTAAAATGGCTGAAAATGCTGCTAAATGGCATCATTACGTACCAAGCAGTGAGGAATACGAAATAGCTATGAAAGATTTAGAGGAAAGAATGGAGGCGTGCCGTCATGAATAA
- a CDS encoding LacI family DNA-binding transcriptional regulator, whose translation MKLEDIARLANVSKSAVSLALNGKAGVSEETRLHILQIVEENNYVPLRNTNKKMKKKSTIRFIACKSPNLITEQYQNLPFFSELLSYLSAEIASYPYDLVISTFDATTILEELAEAEKEQPTAGLILLGTNLNAEEINRIQQEYPKIVVLDTHHPHISANFVSINNFLGGYKAADYLLQLAHTKIGYVMGVPRIKNFDERKSGFFARLEEADISVPEQHVFHLPAMQIQEEVSVKEAIAELQDLPSALFCENDYMAISMIKMLQSLSIKVPEQVSVLGFDNINESKVITPELTTVHVKKRDIAEQTLALLSKQIKADTNFETRQIQVNTSLIERTSCVPFKK comes from the coding sequence ATGAAGCTGGAAGATATTGCACGATTAGCAAACGTTTCGAAATCGGCCGTTTCCCTTGCGCTGAATGGAAAAGCTGGCGTAAGTGAAGAAACCCGTTTACATATTCTGCAAATTGTCGAGGAAAATAATTACGTCCCGTTACGTAATACCAATAAAAAAATGAAAAAGAAATCAACCATTCGTTTTATCGCATGCAAAAGTCCTAACTTGATTACCGAACAATATCAGAACTTACCTTTTTTCAGTGAGCTACTTAGCTATTTATCTGCTGAAATCGCTAGTTACCCATATGATTTGGTTATCTCTACCTTCGATGCAACAACCATATTAGAAGAACTTGCTGAAGCAGAAAAAGAGCAACCAACAGCAGGCCTGATTTTACTTGGCACTAATTTAAACGCTGAAGAAATTAACCGAATACAACAGGAATATCCTAAAATCGTTGTCTTAGATACACACCATCCACATATCTCAGCCAACTTTGTCTCTATTAATAATTTTCTCGGTGGATATAAAGCAGCTGACTACCTTTTACAACTAGCACATACAAAAATTGGTTATGTGATGGGGGTACCACGCATTAAAAATTTTGATGAGCGGAAAAGTGGCTTTTTTGCTCGTTTAGAAGAAGCCGATATTTCAGTCCCTGAACAACATGTCTTTCATTTACCAGCAATGCAAATCCAAGAGGAAGTTTCGGTAAAAGAAGCCATTGCTGAATTGCAAGATTTACCCTCTGCTCTTTTTTGCGAAAATGATTACATGGCTATTAGCATGATTAAAATGCTACAAAGTCTATCTATCAAAGTCCCTGAACAAGTTTCCGTATTAGGTTTTGACAATATTAATGAAAGTAAAGTAATTACACCAGAACTAACCACTGTTCATGTTAAAAAACGTGATATTGCTGAACAAACACTTGCCCTTTTGTCCAAACAAATTAAAGCTGATACGAATTTTGAAACCAGACAAATCCAAGTGAATACAAGCTTAATCGAAAGAACTAGCTGTGTTCCGTTCAAAAAATAA
- a CDS encoding molybdenum cofactor guanylyltransferase, whose translation MKNEKVNVGIVLAGGRSSRFGEPKAFFQDEATGKTWVELTVSKLLPLCDMVFVSANHENHSKLVALFDAEPSIEIIPDQTAFSEFGPLGGIYAVMVEANAYQKANFLVLPVDMPFLTPKEIGRLADYPNHFAKTAQANHYLVANIPYSREVLHHLLQDEQHRVRALLEKLHTKPLAFEEDAPFRNINHQNELF comes from the coding sequence TTGAAAAACGAAAAAGTTAATGTCGGCATTGTATTAGCCGGTGGTCGCTCAAGCCGTTTTGGGGAACCAAAAGCGTTTTTTCAGGATGAGGCAACTGGAAAAACGTGGGTCGAGCTAACGGTTAGTAAGTTGCTGCCGCTTTGCGATATGGTATTTGTATCGGCAAATCATGAAAATCATTCAAAACTCGTGGCTCTTTTTGATGCAGAACCAAGCATTGAAATCATTCCAGATCAAACCGCATTCAGTGAATTTGGACCGCTTGGAGGAATTTATGCGGTGATGGTAGAAGCAAATGCTTATCAGAAAGCTAATTTCCTAGTGCTTCCTGTCGATATGCCTTTTTTGACTCCAAAAGAAATTGGACGACTGGCTGATTATCCTAATCATTTTGCTAAAACAGCGCAAGCAAATCACTATTTGGTTGCCAATATTCCCTACTCACGAGAAGTGCTACATCACTTACTACAAGACGAGCAACATCGTGTCAGAGCTTTACTCGAAAAACTCCATACCAAACCTTTAGCATTTGAAGAAGATGCCCCATTTAGAAATATCAATCATCAAAATGAACTTTTTTAA
- a CDS encoding transketolase family protein — protein sequence MNKIANRQVMCEVLMKEATRNDSNLVVLTSDSRGSASLGAFAEKFPERLVETGIAEQNIVGIAAGLAHSGKRAFVASPACFLSMRSIEQVKVDVAYSDTNVKLIGISGGVSYGALGMSHHSLQDIAVTRAIPNLEVILPADRLETEAVFDYLLQSNRPAYVRLGRNAVEDCYAEKPVFQIGKAGTLRKGNDVSILATGEMVRVALDAREELKLKGISARVLNFSTIKPFDQGAVEAALAETKLLISIEEHSIYGGLGAAVSEVVSSSPTSIRHLILGIPDEPAIAGTSQEIFDYYGLSATGIVATVMKNLGDERR from the coding sequence ATGAATAAAATAGCGAACCGCCAAGTAATGTGTGAAGTTTTAATGAAAGAAGCAACTCGTAACGATAGTAATTTAGTTGTTTTAACAAGTGATTCAAGAGGATCCGCTTCGCTGGGGGCTTTTGCTGAGAAATTTCCAGAGCGACTAGTTGAAACTGGGATTGCCGAACAAAATATTGTTGGAATTGCAGCAGGCTTAGCACATAGTGGCAAGCGAGCTTTTGTCGCTTCACCAGCATGTTTTCTAAGTATGCGCAGTATTGAACAGGTAAAAGTAGACGTGGCTTACTCAGACACGAATGTAAAATTGATTGGTATCAGCGGTGGTGTTAGTTATGGTGCACTTGGTATGAGCCATCATTCGCTTCAAGATATTGCTGTTACTAGAGCGATTCCTAATTTAGAAGTCATTCTACCAGCTGATCGTCTGGAAACGGAAGCTGTTTTTGACTATTTGCTTCAATCAAATCGGCCGGCGTACGTTCGTCTTGGCAGAAATGCGGTAGAAGATTGTTACGCAGAAAAACCAGTATTTCAAATTGGGAAAGCTGGAACCCTTAGGAAAGGAAACGATGTGTCAATTTTAGCAACTGGTGAAATGGTACGAGTCGCACTTGATGCAAGGGAAGAATTGAAGTTGAAAGGAATCAGCGCGCGTGTATTGAATTTTTCAACAATCAAACCATTTGACCAGGGAGCTGTAGAAGCGGCATTAGCTGAAACAAAACTACTTATTAGCATAGAAGAACATAGTATTTATGGTGGCTTAGGTGCAGCAGTGAGTGAAGTGGTAAGTAGTTCGCCAACAAGTATTCGTCATTTGATCTTAGGAATTCCAGATGAACCTGCTATCGCTGGAACGAGCCAAGAAATCTTTGATTATTATGGCTTATCTGCTACTGGTATTGTTGCTACAGTTATGAAAAACCTTGGAGACGAAAGAAGATGA
- a CDS encoding FGGY-family carbohydrate kinase, protein MKKHYQIAIDQSTSGTKVLLFKAGELVDRLDKKHRQLYPKKGWVEHNPIEICQNVRTLIADILAKHDLIPADIERLALTNQRETIVAWDKQTGKPLYNAIVWQCNRTKELCETLKKAGYEKRIKQLTGLKIDSYFSASKMKWLLENSSAVRDAASRNQLAFGTMDAWLLFSLTDDSNYFTDRTNASRTLLYDIEKNDWSDELLELFGVKRAYLPEVKQSAGSFGSYQEIPIHSVMADSEAALYGQGCDAFGAVKATLGTGCSVMMQIGENRLPENDAILTTLAWDVAGVNQFALEGIIRSCGDTLVFLSEQLELFNDYDTACKRAFQLPCNEGVVLIPGQLGLGSPYWNTDIRAEILGLTREHTKWHIIRAGFTSIAFQIKAVIDQMELMTGQNIKRLQVDGGLTKQHELMQYLADVLKAEVAVSPAEELSAIGAIEIADNKLQNKRTIAKLYQPNITHTHALEDFQEWEKQVKSSILKLQKVRNFK, encoded by the coding sequence ATGAAGAAACACTATCAAATCGCTATTGATCAAAGCACATCTGGAACGAAAGTATTATTGTTTAAAGCAGGTGAACTTGTAGATCGTTTAGATAAAAAGCATCGACAGTTGTATCCGAAGAAAGGCTGGGTAGAGCATAATCCAATCGAAATTTGTCAAAATGTCCGTACATTAATTGCGGACATATTGGCAAAACATGATTTAATTCCAGCGGATATCGAGCGACTTGCTTTGACGAATCAACGGGAAACAATTGTAGCTTGGGATAAACAAACGGGCAAGCCACTTTATAATGCGATTGTATGGCAATGTAATCGAACAAAAGAACTTTGCGAAACATTAAAAAAAGCTGGTTATGAAAAAAGAATTAAACAGCTTACCGGATTGAAAATTGATTCTTATTTTTCTGCTTCTAAAATGAAGTGGTTATTGGAAAATAGTTCTGCGGTGCGGGATGCAGCAAGTCGTAATCAATTGGCATTTGGCACAATGGATGCTTGGTTGTTATTTTCGCTTACGGATGATAGTAATTATTTCACAGACCGAACAAACGCCAGCCGCACACTCCTTTATGATATTGAAAAAAATGATTGGTCAGATGAGTTACTCGAACTTTTTGGAGTTAAACGTGCTTATTTACCAGAAGTGAAGCAATCTGCTGGAAGTTTTGGAAGTTATCAGGAGATACCGATTCATAGTGTGATGGCTGATTCAGAAGCGGCACTTTATGGACAAGGCTGTGATGCATTTGGGGCAGTGAAGGCGACGCTTGGGACAGGATGCTCTGTTATGATGCAAATTGGTGAGAACAGATTACCTGAAAACGATGCTATTTTGACAACTCTTGCCTGGGATGTTGCAGGCGTGAACCAGTTTGCGTTAGAAGGAATTATTCGTTCTTGTGGAGACACATTGGTTTTTTTATCCGAACAATTAGAACTGTTTAATGATTACGATACAGCTTGTAAGCGAGCATTTCAATTACCATGCAATGAGGGTGTTGTGCTAATTCCTGGACAATTAGGTTTAGGTTCGCCTTATTGGAATACAGATATACGAGCAGAGATTCTTGGTCTCACACGAGAACATACAAAATGGCATATTATTCGTGCCGGTTTTACAAGTATTGCATTTCAAATTAAGGCTGTTATTGACCAAATGGAGTTAATGACAGGTCAAAATATTAAGCGCTTACAAGTAGACGGGGGATTAACAAAGCAACATGAGTTGATGCAATATTTAGCAGATGTTTTAAAAGCAGAAGTGGCAGTCAGTCCCGCGGAAGAACTTTCGGCAATTGGTGCTATTGAAATTGCCGACAATAAACTACAAAATAAGAGAACGATAGCAAAATTGTACCAACCAAATATCACTCATACACATGCTTTGGAAGATTTTCAAGAATGGGAAAAACAAGTGAAAAGCAGTATTCTAAAATTACAGAAGGTGAGGAATTTTAAATGA